The segment AACCTTGAGCTGCAATACTCACCACCCTAGCCACCGCCGCAGCAGAGACACCGGGTACTGATAAGTTTGCGCTGATAACTTCAAAAGCGCGGGTCAACAGGGCGTCACCGGCCAAAATCGCCACCGCTTCACCATATACCTTATGACATGTGGGCTGGCCCCGCCGTAGGTCATCATCGTCCATAGCAGGTAGATCGTCATGAATAAGGGAATAGGTATGAATAAATTCAAAGGCACAGGCAGTTGGCAGCACCAATTCTTTATCCTTTCCCACGCTTTCCGCCCCGGCCATTACTAGAATCGGACGAATGCGTTTTCCGCCGGCGAAAACGCTGTGACGCATTGCCTTGTGTAAAATATTAGGGAACTCTTCCTCCCCCGGCAGGTAACGGTCCAGTTCTTCATTAATCAATTTTTGTCGTTCTGATAGATATTCGTTAAGGCGCACTATTCCTCTCCATCCTCTGCAAATGCTGCCAATCTGATTTCGCCATTCTCATCC is part of the Metallumcola ferriviriculae genome and harbors:
- a CDS encoding polyprenyl synthetase family protein, yielding MRLNEYLSERQKLINEELDRYLPGEEEFPNILHKAMRHSVFAGGKRIRPILVMAGAESVGKDKELVLPTACAFEFIHTYSLIHDDLPAMDDDDLRRGQPTCHKVYGEAVAILAGDALLTRAFEVISANLSVPGVSAAAVARVVSIAAQGSGCAGMVGGQVADMEAEGKPADKDNMVYIHNHKTGALFRAALCAGAVLAGAGDSEVAALDKYGQYFGLAFQITDDILDVEGEAKILGKPVGSDEKNAKATYPALYGLEMSYRMAEENVAKAVDSLRHFTVKAEPLRQLARFLLTRSY